From the Juglans microcarpa x Juglans regia isolate MS1-56 chromosome 3D, Jm3101_v1.0, whole genome shotgun sequence genome, the window ttaTTTTCAGCTTTTGAATTAAGTACTCACGCCAccatttaaagttaaaaagtctgGCTTAGACgtaaattatatgaatttaaatgtagaataagatgataaatacattatttacttaaaaaagaaaaagaaaaaggaaagccaatataaaaagaaaaggtccGACATGTTCAAAGTAATACTCCATTATcgataattttaagaaaagctACTACGACTTTACTTTGCTATCAGAACACATATTTATCCCGTTACCATCACAACCCAACCCGTTTACCTTTTGATGAATGCTTTTTAGGAAGAATTGGAAGTCCAGATGTGTTGCCTTCCGCTCCCCTTTGCAtatctcaaaattcaaatggcATTGGACTGTTGCACAATCCGCCTTTCTGCTGGCTTGGGTCGTTAGCATTATTATGGCCACAAAAATTCCACTTTTAATCcatttccaatttttttcttcaactttagATAGCATTTGCGATCTTTGTTCCAACTTCACTCCTTTGGTATGCTAATGTTTCCAATAACGCATACTGATGTGATACAGTTTAAGCatatattcatttaattaacAGGTATATAATTGAGAATcacaaaatttagaataaatagtATTGCTCATAACATCTAGGCCAAGCGAAAAAAGAAGCAAATCAGTCAAAAATGGCAGAACCATGGGCGTCACAATGGTTTTACATAGTTGACCAGGCAAGATAGACTAGACCGTAAACTTACCAAGGTCTGGATTGAGAAAAGCCAAGTGACATGGCAAGTTAAGAGATAAAAGAGTAACATTTCATCTCAAGTCGGAAACCCCTTCCCGTAAGCTGCTCGAGAAAGAAAGGTTAAAGAGTTGATCTCCCTCCAGTCAGGAGAAGAGGAAACCAAATTTCGCATAACATCACCACCTTCTACCCTCCGTATAGTTCCAAACCATTACTATCCTTGCATAGAAACATATACTTTTCCGCTTTACAAAACCGAAAAGAACAACCGACGTACATATCTACAAAACAGTCTCCATTGTTCAAGCCAATTCCTCGatcaaaattcaagaaaagaGGAAGGCGAAAGAGGTGGACATCACCATGACATCGATGAACTACTCCAACATCCAGCAAAACAAACGTCGAGATACAACAATGTAGAGATGCTCGTGGAAGATTTGAGTTATTAAGATTGTGTATGGGTGAGGAAAAATCAATCAACTTTACTTCAGGTTTCTAGCCACGCAATGAACCACAATTAGGATTCCAGGAGCCTCTCAATAGCAGCAACGTAAAACTCCTTTGGCATGGTACCCACCACAGAGTCACGTTTCTCCCCATCCTTGAAGAGCAGAACCACGGGTACAGCCTTAATTTCATAGTCTTCAGCAACCTGCGAGTCATTATCAGTGTTGAGCACAAAGCATTTAAGTCTCCCAGCATAATCTGCTGAAATTTCATCGATAACCCGGTGAACCATCCTGCAGGGGCCACACCAACTTGCATAAAACTCAACAAGGACAGGGACTTCACTATTCAGAATCGATTTTTCCCAGGATTCTTTGGTTACCAGGTCTGCACAGATCAACATAATGTTGTTAGAATTCTGTTTAATGTTTTCAATCTTCTGCCTCAGTAGTATATCTTGTACTTAAAACTCTACCAAGCAAACAAGAAAGAGCAAATCCAAATACAAGGTGAAAAAACTAGAAGGATCAAGGAAGAAGAATGCAATATAAGAGTGTGCCCAATCAAAACATTTAAGCAAAAGTAAGTTAATAGGAAGAACCCACAAGCCCTTGATTAAGCTATGTAATAGAGAAAGGTATACTAATCCTAACGTCTTCCTAAGTTAAAATCCTCATTTTCATTGCACAATCATGAAAACTATTTCATATTGTACCATTTGCCGGCAATAAAAACTGAAGAACTGATAAATCAAAGCCAAAAAAGAATTTGCACAGTATTTCGCAGAAAATAACTTGGGCTTTTCATCATAACATCACTATATAGCAAGAAAAGATTCCTTTTCtcaaaattcatcaaaaaatAGTTTCCTTTTCTCAAAAAAGgtaagagagaaagaaagaaagaaagaaagggcgTCTCTCACAATTGTTAGGCTGAGTCTCAACATTATTACTAAAGTCATGCTTTGCACATCTATAAGTCTTTCTTTTCTGGACTTTTCTTGGAAACCAAACATACATGAATAACTATACTCACATGACTATAAAGCAAAAAAAGATGAATGCGTAGGTAAAAAAGACTAGGTTGTTCATCATCACATGCCTTTACAGAACCAAAATATGTTTGTTccagaaagaagaggaagaaaataaaaatagcgTTTCACAACTGTTGGGCTGAGTCTGGGTATTATTGTTGAACTTAGGCCTAATAACATAGAAAAACGTAGCACATCTACAGGTCTCTCTATCGCCCGGAGTTCTATCGGGAACCAATCAGAGGCTAAGAACTACATTTGCACGCTTGAATAGTTAATCTTACGTCTAATAGTACATCTAAAAGGTGAGAATCAAACAGGGACAAACGAATACATTCGCATGCATAGACTGTTAATCTTATGCCTACAAGCAGAGAAATGTATACATCTAACATAAATCTACAAGTGCCTCTTTCTTTTGCGGACTTATCTCGGAGGCCAAACGGAGACTAACTATAGTATATACCCTCAAGCCTTAAAttgaaggaaggaaaaaagaaacaaaagaaaaaagcaacAATAATCTTTGGATCAGAGACGGAGTACCTCTGGAAAGACGCGCACAGAGAATCTTGAGGGGGAGAGGAGGAGGTGTTGGAACCCTAGGCCCCTGGAGGGTGCGGAAACGGGAGGGAAATGGGAGTCCTCCTGTAGGTCTCCTGAAATGGCAGTAACAGGGAGATGGAGATAAAGCGGAGCGCTGAGCAGCGCgtgggaaagagagaggagCAGAGAAAGAACAAGTATAGGAAGCCATGGGCAAAAATGAGGAAGGGAAGAGGAGAAAAGGTTATGTGCTCGAGTCGAATCAGATTTCTATTCTATgagcaggaaaaataaaagtaaaatgggAAGAAAcggagaaagaagagagagaagtgtGGCTGGCGCACGTTTTTTATTTGCCGGGGGCTGGGGCCTTGAGGGGGGATAGTTCAGGTGAGTAATGATacttatacaatatattttataatatatattaaaaaataaaaatatttttataaaataatattaattttataagatattttataaaaatattattttattttaaaaaatattgtaaaaaataatgtgtttttaacatttttcaattcaagGGGCAGCTGGGCCACGACTCTGTTGGGGGAGaccattggaaaaaaaaatttaagtaaaacacatcttaaaaaataatggtgtttttataaaataatattagttttataagatattttaaaaaaatctttctctttttaaaatattattatataaaatattgtgaaaaataacGTGTGTTTATTCAGTTTACAGCTGGGTCACGGCTCTGTtgcggggaaaaaaaaatttaattaaaacacgCACATCcaatggattaaaaaaaattttaattgaaacaCGCACGCCCGGTGGGACTCGAACCCACAATCGCCTGATTAGAAGTCAGACGCCTTATCCATTAGGCCACGGGCGCTTCTTGGCACTTCAAttccaatttatttataataataagtaattttttttaacactatattttatgattattactTGGAGGAATGCACCACTACAAAAGGTCTTAGaagttaaaattttcttttgaaatagttttggttttatccagttattcaaaattttcccaaTTACTtgccaaattatatataatgagatTCTTTCAAGATAGTTTATGTTTATCCAATTCAAATTTTTCCCAATTACTTGCCGAAAATTTTCGACAACGTGATATGCATCTCTCTCTTTAAAATAGGACCATCTAATTAGTTGAAATTTTCAATTTGTTGCTTGCTCCTCTTTCACATACAAGCTAACAagatttcaaatgaacgcaTCAGGTTTTCTGCGCAGCACAGCTTTGGCTGCTTCTTCTTGTACATAAAATGATCTCTCATCACATTCTAAATACACCATACTTGGTATCATCTATGTCGCGGTTCATAGAAGCAGAAACGCAGAGACCAATGATTTTTCTTGTGTCGGCTGGATCAATAACTCCGTCATCCCAGAGCCTTGCCGTGGAGTAATACGAACTCCCTTCTCTCTCATAAGCCTCCACGACCTTTGCCTTgaatttttcctcttcttccttgTCCCACTACATTACATCATGCAAATCGCAAATCGCGCACAAAGATGAGTAAACACACCCTGATAGAACAGAGAAATAAGAAGCCATCTTTCCGCCAAAGACACAAACTTTTACCTGAATCCCTTGCTTTTTCTTGTTAGTTTTTTCAATTTGAGATAGCACACCAGCAGCCTGaatattcaaagaaaacaatgcCAATCTACACTTGAAACAACTTAGATTGATAGATCATAGATTCAACACTTTGGGAACCATTCTCCACTGCAGATAATTTGGTTAATCAGGAAGACATGGTATCTAACTAAAACTCAAAAAGAAGCAGATCTTATGCTTTTACCATCATTTTTTCGTAGGAAACAATATACCTCGAACAAAAATACGATATCTCATATGCAAGAATGTATTGGGTGAAAAAGACTACCTGAGCACCACCCATTACAGAAATTCTGGCATTTGGCCAAAGGAACATGAAGTCAGGACTATAAGCACGACCACACATTGCATAATTTCCAGCACCAAAGCTTCCACCGACAATTATAGTAACTTTGGGAACCTAGAAAAATGCATTGGAAACGGTGCAGGAGTAAATCACTTTCTTTCATATCTtgctttttgttcttttattgaTTAGTTATAAATCAAAGAACTTACAAAagaataagatttaaattaaattaaatatgaggcaCCAACCTTCGCACAGGAAACTGCCATGACCATCTTTGCTCCAGATTTTGCTATGCCATTGGCCTCAGATCTTGAGCCAACCTACCAAATGAATATCAACCATTATGATCTGGGATTTTACCAACTCTGTATATATTATACCTCAAGGAGGGTCACAAAAACCAAGATGTAAACCAAAAAGGGAGTTTCCATTGAACTACAAAAATGTGGCCCAAGCTCCTCTCTTTTCTCCAACAGAAGAGACTGACATTACTTGGATTAGAGGCCTACGAGAAGATCATAGAAAACTCATTCTGAACTTGGTCCATTTTTATTCCCTTTttcctaccaatttctttttaaattcaacATCTACTAGTACTTTCTAAACTCCAATACTTTATCCAACATTAGCTATATCCAGCATAAACTTGCTGCACCGTTTAATGGATTTCCTTTTCTGTTTGATTTGTAGGTTACATCTTAGTTCAGTGAGTTTTTAACTCATGACCTTACTACCTTCCATGTCCTTTTAATGGATCTTTCAATCATCACTCAATTATCAAACTTTGTACAGCATCATCCCCTCATTCTAGAATGGACATGAATCACCCATCATAAGAGAAATCTACCACATGATTTTAATGGGACCCTTATTTTCAGTTCTTTTCTATGAAACTATAGTGACACTAAGATGTTAGAAAGCTTCATTAACAGTGAGCTTACATACCATAAATCCAGTGATGTTCTGAAGGAAGACCAAAGGAATGTTTCGCTGAGCACATAGTTCAATGAAATGGGCCCCTTTTAGAGCAGATTCATTAAATAATATCCCATTGTTTCCAATAATTCCAACTGGCTGTCCAAAAATCCTAGCGAAACCCGTTACAAGAGTCTGCATAGACACAAATGAGATAAAAGATGTATGAATATCAAAAGCAAGCAAATAAAAACCAAAGAAGTTGAAGTGATGCAAATGTCCTCACAGTGCCATACAATTTCTTGAATTCGTCAAACTCACTTCCATCAACAATGCGAGCAATAACTGATCGTATATCAAAGGACTGCTTAAGGTCAGTTTGTGCAATGGAACGAAGTTCCTTCACATCGTATAATGGTTCTTTATATTCCTGGTTTATATTTTGCAATCTATTTAATAGCCCTTCCTTCCCAGCCATGTGCAAGTTCTTAATGATGTTCCTACCAAGAGCAAGTCCATGCAGTTCGTCTA encodes:
- the LOC121256376 gene encoding thioredoxin M3, chloroplastic-like, giving the protein MASYTCSFSAPLSFPRAAQRSALSPSPCYCHFRRPTGGLPFPSRFRTLQGPRVPTPPPLPLKILCARLSRDLVTKESWEKSILNSEVPVLVEFYASWCGPCRMVHRVIDEISADYAGRLKCFVLNTDNDSQVAEDYEIKAVPVVLLFKDGEKRDSVVGTMPKEFYVAAIERLLES
- the LOC121255907 gene encoding methylcrotonoyl-CoA carboxylase beta chain, mitochondrial isoform X1: MLRILARRAASASSALNSHPWIAHSLKTRPFCLGVLPDGIDRTSEPFARNSDAMDDLISDLQSHITKVLAGGGADAVKRNRSRNKLLPRERIDRLLDPGSSFLELSQLAGHELYEDPLPSAGIITGIGPVHGRLCMFVANDPTVKGGTYYPITVKKHLRAQEIAAKCNLPCIYLVDSGGAYLPKQADVFPDRDNFGRIFYNQAVMSAEGIPQIALVLGSCTAGGAYIPAMADESVMVKGNGTIFLAGPPLVKAATGEEVSAEDLGGATVHCKTSGVSDYFAQDELHGLALGRNIIKNLHMAGKEGLLNRLQNINQEYKEPLYDVKELRSIAQTDLKQSFDIRSVIARIVDGSEFDEFKKLYGTTLVTGFARIFGQPVGIIGNNGILFNESALKGAHFIELCAQRNIPLVFLQNITGFMVGSRSEANGIAKSGAKMVMAVSCAKVPKVTIIVGGSFGAGNYAMCGRAYSPDFMFLWPNARISVMGGAQAAGVLSQIEKTNKKKQGIQWDKEEEEKFKAKVVEAYEREGSSYYSTARLWDDGVIDPADTRKIIGLCVSASMNRDIDDTKYGVFRM
- the LOC121255907 gene encoding methylcrotonoyl-CoA carboxylase beta chain, mitochondrial isoform X2; the protein is MFVANDPTVKGGTYYPITVKKHLRAQEIAAKCNLPCIYLVDSGGAYLPKQADVFPDRDNFGRIFYNQAVMSAEGIPQIALVLGSCTAGGAYIPAMADESVMVKGNGTIFLAGPPLVKAATGEEVSAEDLGGATVHCKTSGVSDYFAQDELHGLALGRNIIKNLHMAGKEGLLNRLQNINQEYKEPLYDVKELRSIAQTDLKQSFDIRSVIARIVDGSEFDEFKKLYGTTLVTGFARIFGQPVGIIGNNGILFNESALKGAHFIELCAQRNIPLVFLQNITGFMVGSRSEANGIAKSGAKMVMAVSCAKVPKVTIIVGGSFGAGNYAMCGRAYSPDFMFLWPNARISVMGGAQAAGVLSQIEKTNKKKQGIQWDKEEEEKFKAKVVEAYEREGSSYYSTARLWDDGVIDPADTRKIIGLCVSASMNRDIDDTKYGVFRM